A region of Bacillus rossius redtenbacheri isolate Brsri chromosome 2, Brsri_v3, whole genome shotgun sequence DNA encodes the following proteins:
- the LOC134529951 gene encoding uro-adherence factor A-like, whose amino-acid sequence MPRGIFNHNQVRVAVPGRKWQSRSDAPAASCAERILPPAATPKTAGSCRARGLLLPHSTRDLQAAPRGRRDAGNSPVVRPTIASSPTRPEAAGDLERAAGGRVARSWRRRATPRAAQSQSRRVTESQSRRVAVSQSRRVAESQSRRVAESQSRRVAESQSRRVAESQSRSVRESQSRRVAESQSHRVAESQSRSVTESQSRRVAESQSHRVTESQSHRVAESQCHRVTESQSRRVTESQSHRVAESQSRSVTESQSRRVAESQSRSVAESQSRRVTESQSRRVAESQSRRVAESQCHRVAESQSHRVAEPQSCRVAVSQSRGVAESQKSRSRGVAESQSRRVAESQSRRAALKVA is encoded by the exons ATGCCGCGCGGCATCTTCAATCACAACCAGGTCAG GGTCGCTGTCCCCGGCCGGAAGTGGCAGTCGCGCTCCGACGCGCCCGCCGCCTCGTGTGCGGAGCGCATTCTTCCGCCGGCCGCCACGCCGAAGACAGCCGGAAGTTGCCGAGCGCGCGGGCTGCTGCTGCCCCATTCGACCCGGGACTTGCAGGCTGCACCGCGAG GCCGGCGCGACGCTGGAAATAGCCCCGTCGTCCGCCCGACGATCGCCTCCTCTCCCACGCGGCCCGAAGCGGCCGGCGACCTTG AAAGGGCAGCTGGCGGCCGCGTGGCTCGCAGCTGGCGCAGACGAGCGACTCCCAGAGCTGCGCAGTCGCAGAGTCGCAGAGTCACAGAGTCGCAGAGTCGCAGAGTCGCAGTGTCACAGAGTCGCAGAGTCGCAGAGTCGCAGAGTCGCAGAGTCGCAGAGTCACAGAGTCGCAGAGTCGCAGAGTCGCAGAGTCGCAGAGTCGCAGAGTCGCAGAGTCGCAGTGTCAGAGAGTCACAGAGTCGCAGAGTCGCAGAGTCGCAGAGTCACAGAGTCGCAGAGTCGCAGAGTCGCAGTGTCACAGAGTCGCAGAGTCGCAGAGTCGCAGAGTCGCAGAGTCACAGAGTCACAGAGTCGCAGAGTCACAGAGTCGCAGAGTCGCAGTGTCACAGAGTCACAGAGTCGCAGAGTCGCAGAGTCACAGAGTCGCAGAGTCATAGAGTCGCAGAGTCGCAGAGTCGCAGTGTCACAGAGTCGCAGAGTCGCAGAGTCGCAGAGTCGCAGAGTCGCAGTGTCGCAGAGTCGCAGAGTCGCAGAGTCACAGAGTCACAGAGTCGCAGAGTCGCAGAGTCGCAGAGTCGCAGAGTCGCAGAGTCGCAGTGTCACAGAGTCGCAGAGTCGCAGAGTCACAGAGTCGCAGAGCCACAGAGTTGCAGAGTCGCAGTGTCGCAGAGTCGCGGAGTCGCAGAGTCGCaga agtcgcggagtcgcggagtcgcggagtcgcaGAGTCGCAGAGTCGCAGAGTCGCAGAGTCGCAGAGCTGCTCTGAAGGTCGCCTGA